One genomic segment of Pueribacillus theae includes these proteins:
- a CDS encoding DUF4179 domain-containing protein: MNCPTTDKLSQYIDELLNEEESTQIKDHLNGCDACTRVANAFIEEERFIKETLQTPPLPDDFTSLVLEKVEPYGQNHTPRKKTIWKRSVLIAAGAALAIGFGATLNPSFAKWVGGMFSTEQVDEGLRMASEAGLVKQVDLEAEDRGITFRVEDMVADSSRVALSYQILNKNGKPQDTYLDLPESKNEIFAVDQEGKRLDRLSVGWQEDSDYGLLEFSLREFEALEKMTVKFNLVELNGVKGKWELEVPVDLKEAFKYTTKLPLQGKSTEQHGVAIDMKEVRFAPSSNELMYETAFTKEEQAKVEKDIQKLGEEYGKEIVHSFTNYGTAIEYHLENEAKKAVYYHHHNTFFTEHPSDVGLLQRNGEESNQMGHIAWNESFIPQKEDKKLTFVLDGVCKTVPSDFSIKIKPKELKKNPVSFEYEGNFITIKSAKKQNEFSLRKSLIPVDRETTFKIKMEGGKEMPASDLGDWVIVDDEGKAYETLQSESILNEKDKNGRYKTTLELTSYDLDEIPEELTLHLLSVTRYYEVKDKWKVPLY; the protein is encoded by the coding sequence ATGAACTGTCCAACGACAGATAAGCTTTCACAATATATTGATGAATTACTTAACGAAGAAGAATCAACCCAAATCAAGGACCATTTGAATGGTTGTGACGCTTGTACGCGTGTAGCCAATGCGTTTATAGAGGAAGAACGTTTTATAAAAGAAACATTGCAAACCCCTCCACTTCCTGATGACTTCACCTCTTTAGTGCTAGAGAAAGTCGAACCTTATGGACAAAACCATACCCCTCGGAAAAAGACGATATGGAAACGCAGCGTTCTGATAGCGGCAGGAGCTGCACTTGCAATTGGCTTCGGTGCAACGTTAAATCCAAGCTTTGCAAAGTGGGTAGGCGGTATGTTTTCAACAGAGCAGGTTGACGAAGGGCTGAGAATGGCTTCTGAAGCAGGTTTGGTTAAACAAGTCGATCTTGAGGCGGAGGATCGCGGGATTACGTTTCGAGTGGAAGATATGGTAGCCGATTCCTCAAGGGTAGCGTTATCTTATCAAATATTAAACAAAAATGGAAAACCGCAAGATACGTATCTCGATTTGCCGGAATCAAAGAATGAAATTTTTGCGGTTGATCAAGAGGGAAAAAGGTTAGATCGATTAAGTGTAGGGTGGCAAGAAGATAGTGATTATGGTTTATTAGAATTTTCATTGCGCGAATTTGAAGCATTGGAAAAAATGACGGTAAAGTTTAATTTGGTTGAGTTAAATGGGGTAAAGGGAAAATGGGAATTAGAGGTGCCTGTTGATTTAAAAGAAGCGTTTAAGTATACAACGAAGCTTCCGCTGCAAGGCAAAAGCACAGAACAGCACGGAGTAGCCATTGATATGAAGGAAGTTCGCTTCGCTCCTTCCTCCAATGAACTGATGTATGAAACTGCGTTTACGAAAGAAGAACAAGCGAAAGTCGAAAAGGATATTCAAAAACTGGGCGAGGAATATGGAAAAGAAATCGTTCATTCGTTTACAAATTATGGAACAGCTATTGAGTATCATTTAGAAAATGAAGCAAAGAAGGCTGTTTATTATCATCATCACAATACGTTTTTTACAGAGCATCCAAGCGATGTAGGATTGCTGCAAAGGAATGGGGAAGAGTCGAATCAAATGGGGCATATTGCATGGAATGAATCATTCATTCCGCAAAAAGAGGATAAAAAACTAACCTTTGTGCTAGACGGCGTATGTAAAACAGTGCCTTCCGACTTTTCAATCAAAATTAAGCCAAAAGAGTTAAAGAAAAATCCCGTTTCGTTTGAGTACGAAGGCAACTTCATAACGATTAAATCGGCAAAAAAACAAAATGAATTTTCACTTCGCAAGTCACTGATTCCTGTCGATAGAGAGACAACTTTTAAAATTAAAATGGAAGGCGGTAAAGAAATGCCAGCCTCCGATTTAGGCGATTGGGTGATCGTCGATGACGAAGGAAAGGCATATGAAACACTTCAAAGCGAGTCTATACTCAATGAAAAAGATAAGAATGGCCGCTATAAAACAACCCTTGAGCTTACATCATACGACCTTGACGAAATTCCTGAAGAACTTACATTACATCTTCTCTCAGTTACACGTTATTATGAAGTCAAAGATAAATGGAAAGTTCCGCTATATTGA
- a CDS encoding DUF1430 domain-containing protein — translation MKKIKYIISLILIAIVFGFIGEIYVWHVDSFESTYTNVTMYLQKETSQEEMIEDIYHAAEKENVEIFTIDQEIENIFSTTRIIYGTEGVKSHLSDMSKINPGHFQSVFLGNVQVKFKPLEEIDDLSQIELYHVIGDKEDILEFKRDLVNQYAGRFPQEGSDSHENLFIVMAIWGVSLLFLLLMTLYEVALVKKEVMIRIICGESLIHFVNKNILVDLAVYVVMFTTIPFTLNRFTTATYYMNVSITGIIIFLLLNSMIYLSLYFTDYKKDMGSKESSKSVLNVSYIYKVISIVSVIIVMSGCIELIHQGADYYRQKNFFEEHKGYAYIGFGSLHDDIEAIYADAYQQFSEEGKVFSLVNLETFGETNTEYILANSAAIEYLQANILDIENFSFKEKIYFIIPDKLVANQRINEEVHDIWSSYYKGEYDDEFVPYKENVEIINMKNSGKISTGLMKNPIIILNNMKNYDKYWNSTYIGNSSLFKISDKEWSSFISKHGLENEMYYQTNAYDYYMHQWQLLKRNMFIGIVLFAVLIMLESMIIRTIISYEYRVSAMEIALKKVLGYKLFERHKKILLTTLIFGIISVLAATLIFYFIGEAFTYILLAGICMLVIEMVIVCFYINKTDKMNIQKILKGGTL, via the coding sequence TTGAAAAAAATTAAATACATTATAAGCCTTATCTTAATCGCCATTGTATTTGGTTTTATTGGAGAAATATACGTATGGCATGTGGACAGTTTTGAATCCACATACACAAACGTTACGATGTATTTACAAAAAGAAACATCTCAAGAGGAGATGATTGAAGATATTTACCATGCAGCTGAAAAAGAAAATGTAGAAATTTTTACAATCGATCAAGAAATAGAAAATATATTTTCCACTACGAGAATCATATATGGAACAGAAGGCGTTAAATCACACTTAAGTGATATGTCAAAAATTAATCCCGGTCATTTTCAAAGTGTTTTTCTAGGAAATGTTCAAGTTAAATTTAAACCACTAGAAGAAATTGATGATCTATCACAGATAGAGTTATATCACGTTATAGGTGATAAAGAAGATATTCTTGAATTTAAGAGGGATTTAGTTAATCAATATGCTGGTAGATTTCCACAGGAAGGTTCTGATAGCCATGAAAATCTATTTATAGTGATGGCTATATGGGGTGTTAGTCTCTTATTCTTATTGCTAATGACACTTTATGAAGTTGCTTTAGTGAAAAAGGAAGTCATGATTAGAATTATTTGTGGTGAAAGCTTAATCCATTTTGTTAATAAAAATATATTGGTTGATTTAGCTGTCTATGTCGTTATGTTTACGACGATCCCGTTTACTTTAAATAGATTTACTACAGCAACTTATTATATGAATGTATCGATTACCGGTATCATTATTTTCTTGCTATTAAACTCAATGATTTACTTGTCCTTATACTTTACTGATTATAAAAAGGATATGGGTTCAAAGGAATCTTCTAAAAGTGTTTTAAATGTAAGCTATATTTATAAAGTAATCTCAATTGTTTCAGTAATCATTGTGATGTCCGGTTGTATCGAACTTATCCATCAAGGTGCAGACTATTACCGGCAGAAAAATTTTTTTGAAGAACACAAAGGATATGCTTACATTGGGTTCGGTTCTCTTCATGATGACATAGAGGCGATATATGCAGACGCCTATCAACAATTCTCCGAAGAAGGAAAGGTATTTTCATTAGTAAATTTGGAAACTTTTGGGGAAACCAATACTGAATATATCTTAGCCAACAGTGCAGCAATAGAATATTTACAAGCAAATATCCTGGACATTGAAAACTTTTCCTTTAAAGAAAAGATATATTTTATTATTCCTGATAAATTGGTTGCTAACCAAAGGATAAATGAGGAAGTTCATGACATATGGTCCTCTTATTATAAAGGGGAATATGATGATGAATTTGTACCGTATAAAGAAAATGTCGAAATTATCAATATGAAAAACTCAGGTAAAATTTCTACCGGATTAATGAAAAACCCCATTATTATTTTGAATAACATGAAAAACTATGACAAATATTGGAATAGTACCTATATTGGCAATTCAAGTTTGTTTAAAATATCAGACAAAGAATGGTCTTCATTTATATCTAAGCATGGACTCGAAAATGAAATGTATTACCAGACAAATGCTTATGATTATTACATGCATCAATGGCAGCTTTTGAAACGAAATATGTTTATCGGAATTGTGCTATTTGCGGTACTTATCATGTTAGAAAGTATGATTATAAGAACCATTATAAGTTATGAATATCGTGTCAGTGCAATGGAAATAGCATTAAAAAAAGTTTTGGGATATAAACTTTTTGAAAGACATAAAAAAATATTACTAACAACTTTGATTTTTGGAATCATTAGTGTGCTGGCAGCGACTCTTATTTTCTATTTTATAGGAGAAGCTTTCACATACATTTTACTTGCCGGGATTTGTATGCTCGTCATAGAAATGGTCATCGTATGCTTTTATATTAACAAAACAGATAAAATGAATATCCAAAAAATCTTGAAAGGTGGAACCTTATGA
- a CDS encoding ATP-binding cassette domain-containing protein, producing the protein MIEIKNLSKSFGDKVLFDHFNLTIETGEYVVFSGVSGRGKTTLLNMIGSLEKVDSGTIEVDGMDISKRKNQHYYFSNKVGFLFQNFALIEDKTVFENLKLIKKSNRSGVTIEEALRRVKLEDKKNSKVYTLSGGEQQRIALARLIIKKCDLILADEPTGSLDKENANEVMSILENLNKEGKTVIVVTHDDNIKRRCERIIEL; encoded by the coding sequence ATGATAGAAATCAAAAACTTATCAAAGTCGTTTGGCGATAAAGTCTTATTTGATCATTTTAATCTGACAATTGAAACAGGTGAATATGTAGTGTTTTCAGGAGTAAGTGGTCGTGGAAAAACAACGCTCTTAAATATGATAGGTTCTTTGGAAAAAGTAGACAGTGGAACAATAGAAGTAGATGGAATGGATATTTCAAAAAGGAAAAATCAACACTATTATTTTAGTAATAAGGTCGGTTTTCTTTTCCAAAATTTTGCACTTATTGAAGATAAAACGGTATTTGAAAATTTGAAACTCATCAAGAAATCCAATCGTTCCGGTGTAACTATAGAAGAAGCTTTGAGAAGAGTGAAGTTAGAAGATAAAAAGAACAGTAAAGTATATACCCTCTCTGGCGGCGAGCAACAGCGAATAGCCCTGGCTAGACTGATAATCAAGAAGTGCGATCTGATTCTAGCTGACGAACCAACTGGTTCGCTGGATAAAGAGAATGCAAATGAAGTGATGTCTATTCTTGAAAATTTAAATAAAGAGGGAAAGACTGTAATCGTTGTCACGCATGATGATAACATTAAAAGAAGGTGTGAAAGGATAATAGAGCTATGA
- a CDS encoding branched-chain amino acid aminotransferase: protein MAKTIENLEIEYQLAPTKKQKPNPNELGFGRIFTDHMFMMDYTEGIGWHDPRILPYQPITLDPSAKVLHYGQTVFEGLKAYLSQDDKILLFRPEKNMQRMNRSNDRMCIPPIDEKFALEALKSLLRVEKDWIPKAEGTSLYIRPFIISTEPFLGISPSISYHFMITLSPVGAYYKEGINPVKIAVEGEFVRAVKGGTGDAKTGGNYAASLKAQIAAKNRGYSEVLWLDGREKKYIEEVGSMNVFFKIGGEVVTPALNGSILDGITRNSIIELLKYWNVPVVERQISLEEVIQAYNDGKLEEAFGTGTAAVISPIGEFAWEGKKMIINDGKTGDLSKKLYDTLTGIQTGELPDPFGWRVVVD from the coding sequence ATGGCAAAAACAATTGAAAACTTGGAAATTGAATATCAGTTGGCTCCAACAAAGAAACAAAAACCGAATCCTAATGAATTGGGGTTTGGCAGAATATTTACGGATCATATGTTTATGATGGATTATACAGAAGGCATCGGCTGGCACGATCCTCGCATTCTTCCTTACCAGCCGATCACGCTCGATCCTTCGGCAAAAGTCCTGCATTACGGCCAGACGGTCTTTGAAGGATTGAAAGCATATCTTTCACAGGATGATAAGATTTTACTGTTTCGCCCGGAAAAAAACATGCAACGGATGAATCGTTCAAATGATCGCATGTGTATCCCCCCAATCGATGAAAAATTTGCTTTAGAGGCGTTAAAAAGCTTGCTTCGGGTTGAAAAGGATTGGATTCCGAAAGCGGAAGGGACGTCACTGTACATTCGCCCTTTTATTATTTCGACTGAGCCTTTCCTAGGAATTTCCCCTTCTATAAGCTATCACTTTATGATTACCCTCTCGCCAGTAGGAGCGTATTATAAAGAAGGCATTAACCCTGTCAAAATTGCAGTCGAAGGCGAGTTTGTCCGAGCGGTAAAAGGCGGAACAGGCGATGCGAAGACAGGCGGAAACTATGCTGCAAGCTTAAAAGCCCAAATTGCTGCGAAAAATCGGGGATATTCCGAAGTGCTATGGCTAGACGGGAGAGAAAAGAAATACATTGAAGAAGTAGGAAGCATGAACGTCTTCTTTAAAATTGGCGGTGAAGTCGTTACGCCCGCGCTTAACGGAAGCATTCTTGATGGCATTACACGAAATTCAATTATTGAACTGCTTAAATATTGGAATGTACCGGTTGTTGAACGCCAAATTTCATTGGAAGAGGTCATTCAAGCTTACAATGACGGTAAATTGGAAGAAGCATTCGGGACAGGAACAGCTGCAGTGATTTCGCCGATCGGAGAGTTTGCTTGGGAAGGCAAGAAAATGATCATTAATGATGGGAAAACAGGTGACTTGTCAAAGAAATTATATGATACATTAACAGGCATCCAAACAGGAGAATTGCCTGATCCATTCGGTTGGCGCGTTGTTGTCGATTAA
- a CDS encoding MBL fold metallo-hydrolase has translation MISTNKYEVFPVIAPVEFSLKTVNFYLVKDDHSLTLIDAGYNDEDCWQALQKTLKENDCKLSDLTQIILTHHHIDHVGLINRITEIHPIPVYCHPLSIPRLKREPRFMEMRVDFYTKLYEEMGCGEAGKKQIHYLQKALTKNKSQAIECDLSEITAEKFMGFEVIETPGHAPDQLAFYDRKQKWLFSGDLLIEHISSNALVEPDPFGIRMNTLTDHYNSMEKFLSFEIDTIFPGHGTLIKNHHELITKRLNGIERKAEKFLALIKNGFTTGSEIAHEYYKETYEKQFSLVMSEVVGHLDYLETNGKVEKKKTNGIWHYTVVE, from the coding sequence TTGATTTCTACAAACAAGTATGAAGTGTTTCCAGTGATTGCCCCAGTAGAATTTTCATTAAAGACCGTTAATTTTTATTTGGTGAAAGATGATCATTCTCTAACACTTATTGACGCAGGTTATAATGACGAAGACTGTTGGCAGGCGCTTCAAAAAACACTAAAAGAAAACGATTGTAAATTAAGCGATTTAACACAAATCATCTTAACCCATCATCATATTGATCATGTCGGCCTTATCAATCGAATAACAGAAATCCACCCCATTCCGGTGTATTGTCACCCATTGTCTATCCCACGTTTAAAAAGGGAGCCTCGTTTCATGGAAATGAGAGTTGACTTTTATACAAAGCTTTATGAAGAAATGGGGTGCGGCGAAGCCGGCAAAAAACAAATCCATTATTTGCAAAAGGCGCTCACAAAAAACAAATCACAAGCAATCGAATGTGATCTAAGTGAAATCACTGCAGAAAAATTTATGGGTTTTGAAGTCATTGAAACACCGGGCCATGCGCCTGATCAGCTTGCATTCTATGATCGAAAACAAAAATGGCTGTTTTCCGGGGATTTATTAATTGAACATATTTCAAGCAACGCACTGGTCGAACCCGATCCATTTGGAATTAGAATGAATACGTTGACGGACCATTACAACTCAATGGAAAAATTTCTTTCGTTTGAGATCGATACGATTTTTCCCGGCCATGGCACCCTCATAAAAAACCACCATGAGTTAATTACAAAAAGATTAAACGGGATTGAAAGGAAAGCTGAGAAATTCTTAGCATTAATAAAAAACGGCTTTACGACAGGAAGCGAAATCGCTCATGAATATTATAAAGAAACGTATGAAAAACAGTTTTCGCTTGTCATGTCAGAAGTTGTTGGCCACTTGGATTATTTGGAAACGAATGGAAAAGTAGAGAAAAAGAAAACAAACGGAATTTGGCATTATACCGTTGTAGAATAA
- a CDS encoding YfjL-like protein, with product MLTAKKWTIMILALILLLLAAAWFTSSIYGLPWKKNAIAKKLEIHLEEKYNEEFERKESFYNFKDGSYGGVFYPSNDSTLEFYAEEGFAEYKYVDTYPEVLWARQLEEDIKPFYQKIYPELQTVETHYVTYQSLDKVKGPNIPRYDEAKAELSAHFELEQSFSNSEEQWQPITELVQKIQSLSAETDVSFRFLESGKKTEVFILCPTKSEKEIKTIQHAKEACSVDRYDIETSMPMDKE from the coding sequence ATGTTGACCGCGAAAAAATGGACGATAATGATTCTTGCTCTGATTTTACTTTTGCTTGCGGCAGCTTGGTTTACAAGTTCAATATACGGGCTCCCTTGGAAGAAAAATGCCATTGCAAAAAAATTGGAGATCCACTTAGAGGAAAAATACAATGAGGAATTCGAACGAAAGGAATCCTTCTACAATTTTAAAGATGGTTCATACGGCGGTGTTTTTTATCCGTCAAACGATTCTACGCTGGAATTTTATGCAGAAGAGGGGTTTGCTGAATACAAATATGTCGATACTTATCCTGAAGTTTTATGGGCCCGCCAACTCGAAGAAGACATAAAACCTTTTTATCAAAAAATCTATCCTGAGTTACAAACGGTCGAAACGCATTATGTCACCTATCAAAGCCTGGATAAAGTGAAGGGTCCGAACATCCCCCGGTACGATGAAGCGAAAGCTGAACTTAGTGCCCACTTTGAACTGGAACAGAGCTTTTCCAATTCTGAAGAACAGTGGCAACCGATTACAGAACTTGTCCAAAAAATCCAAAGCCTTTCGGCTGAAACAGACGTTTCTTTTCGATTTTTGGAATCAGGAAAAAAGACAGAAGTCTTTATTTTATGCCCAACAAAATCAGAGAAAGAGATAAAAACAATTCAACATGCGAAAGAGGCTTGCTCTGTCGATCGTTACGATATCGAAACGAGCATGCCCATGGATAAGGAGTGA
- a CDS encoding RNA-guided endonuclease TnpB family protein, with the protein MATVTYLVKLKKPSKRKHKMWLNEQKVFVHCLNDCVTRLLNGEKLTSKNVPFPLKSAIKNEAIRRAKKAVSDYKKKAAKSIPVFKADTPISVNNQNWDTQCKKGRWYLGFTTSMGKKYLPVHETDWVNTYFPYLTKPNRHFRGTIQLLRKGRNWYVAIPIEISCDIQQLSQYKLAQRTPIGVDLGLRHLAVITELQSGKRQWFSGKEVGYIRRHFRSLRRSLGKKKALRAIEQIGNKERRWITDYNRKLAHDIIMFCLQFDQPMIQMEQLENIRNTCKTTKQADRTIHSWPFYQLKLFIKQKAAKHNIPVTDIDPYKTSQTCFHCGYADKRNRHKSKFHCKQCGYVCHADLNAAKNIARSTSLAV; encoded by the coding sequence ATGGCAACCGTCACCTATTTGGTTAAATTAAAGAAACCTTCAAAAAGGAAACACAAAATGTGGCTGAATGAACAAAAAGTGTTTGTCCATTGTCTAAACGATTGTGTCACCCGCTTGTTGAATGGCGAAAAACTAACCTCGAAGAATGTTCCCTTTCCCTTAAAGAGCGCCATCAAAAACGAAGCCATTCGCCGGGCAAAGAAAGCCGTATCTGACTATAAAAAGAAAGCAGCGAAATCCATCCCTGTTTTTAAAGCAGACACCCCCATCAGTGTTAACAACCAAAACTGGGATACACAATGTAAAAAAGGCCGCTGGTATCTTGGTTTCACAACGAGTATGGGAAAAAAGTATCTGCCAGTCCACGAGACGGATTGGGTGAACACCTATTTCCCATACTTAACAAAACCGAATCGACACTTTCGCGGTACAATACAACTCCTTCGTAAGGGGCGAAACTGGTATGTGGCAATCCCCATTGAAATCTCTTGTGACATTCAGCAACTATCACAATATAAATTGGCACAACGTACACCCATTGGTGTTGACCTTGGCTTAAGGCATCTTGCGGTTATAACGGAATTGCAATCAGGAAAACGCCAATGGTTCAGTGGAAAAGAAGTCGGCTACATCAGGCGCCATTTCAGATCTCTCAGACGTTCTCTAGGTAAAAAGAAAGCACTGCGTGCAATCGAACAAATCGGGAATAAAGAAAGGCGTTGGATCACGGACTACAACCGCAAATTAGCCCATGACATCATCATGTTTTGCCTGCAATTTGACCAACCGATGATTCAAATGGAGCAGCTCGAAAACATCCGAAACACGTGTAAAACAACGAAACAAGCTGATCGGACCATTCACTCCTGGCCTTTTTATCAATTGAAACTGTTCATTAAACAAAAGGCAGCCAAACATAACATTCCAGTCACCGATATCGATCCTTACAAGACAAGCCAAACTTGTTTTCATTGCGGGTATGCGGATAAAAGGAATCGCCATAAGAGCAAGTTCCATTGCAAACAATGTGGCTATGTTTGCCATGCTGATTTAAATGCGGCGAAAAACATTGCAAGAAGCACGAGCCTGGCGGTGTAG
- a CDS encoding penicillin acylase family protein, with the protein MAELPVLQKKIKKRNWKKILFYGLAILIILCLGAFFFINNFINKSLPQIEGTIELPLLEDEVTVVTDGSGVPHIKAKNDHDLFVAQGYMQAQNRMFQMELSRRQASGTLSEVVGDATVEQDKYFRALGLRRAAEKSYDSYSDDAKQVLEWFAEGINAYIDEATNNNSLPVEFLLMGVTPQKWTPIDSLTIGKYMAFDLGGHWERQAFNYYALNHFSEEKAYELFPHYPKSRSTILQEDEVDIAANLAHAVIPHSFNGSNNWVVSGKKTKNGLPLLADDPHLGLATPSIWLQMHLETDEMNVSGVIFAGVPGIILGHNDKIAWGVTNTGPDVQQLYLEKRNPDNEQEFLFEDKWEKAAVIDEPIKVKDGETIEYQVVETRHGPVVSEFAKESGKDVVLSLRWTALDPTTELEAILDINRAENWAEFEKGLEKFLVPAQNFVFAAKDGTIAYKANGRIPIYENGDDALLPLPGWEAKYEWKDFIPYDKLPRVVNPEKGFIATANNKVAGENYPYHISNVWAQPYRYERIEEVLASRDDLTAEDMKAFQMDTMNLRAREFVPIFSDILSEAKLGDIEKQALAELEKWDFKDEANASQPLIFHHWFDEIEAILYDEIPDTMMKLFGSRGQTTDELLRKAASGEGSEWIDENGGLEQVLGQSLERTVVKLKEEYGEDVTAWKWGEYHKVQFTHPLSGINPILAYFFNHEKPMPVGGSDVTPMAASYNKETGEVDHGASWRFVIDLNNSDVGYHIVGPGQEGHFKSKWYHDQMDDWVEGTYHETKLSDVKGKKLLLTPAKK; encoded by the coding sequence ATGGCTGAATTACCGGTACTTCAAAAAAAGATAAAAAAGCGAAATTGGAAAAAAATACTTTTCTATGGTTTAGCAATTTTAATTATTTTATGCTTGGGTGCTTTCTTTTTTATAAACAATTTCATAAATAAGTCCCTTCCACAGATTGAAGGCACGATTGAACTTCCACTTTTGGAAGACGAAGTTACTGTGGTGACCGATGGTAGCGGTGTGCCGCATATTAAGGCAAAAAACGACCATGATTTATTCGTAGCGCAAGGATATATGCAGGCGCAAAACCGGATGTTCCAGATGGAATTGTCACGAAGGCAAGCTTCGGGAACATTGAGTGAAGTCGTTGGCGACGCGACCGTTGAGCAAGATAAATATTTCCGTGCGTTGGGCTTGAGGCGGGCTGCAGAAAAATCATACGACAGCTACTCAGACGATGCGAAACAAGTTCTTGAATGGTTTGCAGAAGGCATTAATGCATATATTGATGAAGCGACGAATAACAACAGTTTACCCGTTGAATTTTTATTAATGGGCGTAACTCCTCAGAAATGGACGCCGATTGATTCTTTGACGATTGGAAAGTATATGGCTTTTGACCTTGGAGGACACTGGGAGAGGCAGGCTTTTAACTATTATGCACTGAACCATTTTTCAGAAGAAAAAGCGTATGAATTGTTCCCGCATTATCCGAAGTCACGGTCAACGATACTTCAAGAGGATGAAGTGGATATCGCTGCGAACCTCGCGCATGCTGTGATTCCACATTCTTTTAATGGCAGCAATAATTGGGTTGTCAGTGGTAAAAAAACAAAAAACGGTTTGCCATTACTTGCTGATGACCCACATCTCGGCCTCGCGACGCCATCAATCTGGCTGCAAATGCACTTGGAAACCGATGAAATGAATGTGTCTGGCGTTATTTTTGCAGGTGTTCCCGGAATTATTCTCGGGCATAACGATAAGATCGCATGGGGTGTAACGAATACGGGACCGGACGTTCAGCAGCTCTATTTAGAAAAGCGCAATCCAGATAACGAACAGGAATTTTTATTTGAAGACAAGTGGGAAAAGGCGGCTGTCATTGATGAGCCGATCAAAGTAAAAGATGGAGAAACAATCGAGTATCAAGTTGTGGAAACACGCCATGGGCCGGTCGTTTCAGAATTTGCGAAAGAGAGTGGGAAGGATGTCGTACTGTCTTTAAGATGGACAGCACTTGATCCGACAACAGAACTTGAAGCCATTTTGGATATAAATCGGGCGGAAAATTGGGCTGAGTTTGAAAAAGGCTTGGAAAAATTCCTTGTCCCGGCTCAAAACTTTGTTTTTGCAGCGAAGGATGGCACAATTGCTTACAAAGCGAATGGAAGAATACCGATTTATGAAAACGGAGACGATGCGTTACTTCCGCTTCCCGGCTGGGAAGCGAAATACGAATGGAAGGATTTTATACCGTATGATAAGTTGCCGCGGGTCGTTAACCCGGAAAAAGGATTCATTGCGACCGCGAACAACAAAGTAGCTGGAGAGAACTATCCTTATCATATTTCAAACGTATGGGCACAGCCGTATCGGTATGAACGAATTGAAGAGGTTCTTGCATCCCGCGACGATTTAACAGCAGAAGATATGAAAGCATTCCAAATGGATACGATGAATCTCAGAGCACGAGAGTTTGTTCCGATTTTTTCCGATATACTATCGGAAGCAAAGCTAGGTGATATCGAAAAGCAAGCATTGGCAGAGCTGGAAAAATGGGATTTCAAGGATGAGGCGAATGCATCCCAGCCGCTTATTTTCCATCACTGGTTCGATGAAATCGAAGCGATTTTGTATGATGAGATTCCGGATACGATGATGAAACTATTTGGAAGCCGCGGGCAGACGACGGATGAGTTATTGCGGAAAGCTGCAAGTGGAGAAGGCTCAGAGTGGATTGACGAAAATGGGGGACTTGAGCAAGTGCTCGGGCAATCGCTTGAGCGGACAGTTGTGAAGTTGAAGGAAGAATATGGGGAAGACGTAACCGCTTGGAAATGGGGAGAGTATCACAAAGTCCAGTTTACCCATCCTTTGTCAGGAATCAACCCTATATTGGCATACTTTTTTAACCATGAAAAACCGATGCCAGTAGGAGGAAGCGATGTGACTCCGATGGCAGCCAGCTATAATAAGGAGACTGGCGAGGTTGATCACGGTGCATCATGGCGATTTGTTATCGATCTAAACAATTCAGATGTAGGCTACCATATCGTGGGGCCTGGTCAGGAAGGCCATTTCAAGAGTAAGTGGTACCACGATCAGATGGACGATTGGGTCGAAGGAACCTACCACGAAACGAAGCTAAGTGATGTAAAAGGCAAGAAGCTGCTGCTAACACCTGCTAAGAAGTGA